Sequence from the Neomonachus schauinslandi chromosome 9, ASM220157v2, whole genome shotgun sequence genome:
aaagatctaaaCGTTAAgtgttaaaactataaaactattagtAAAGACACAGGTAAGTCTGCACAACCTTGCATTATACAGATTCagagatatgacaccaaagcacgactaacaaaaggaaaaaaactgataaactggactttatcaaaattagaaacttttgtgcatcaaaggatatTACCAAGAATGTAAAAAGagaacctacagaataggagaaaatatcttCACATCATATATTTGGTAAAGTTTTAACATACATagaaaactcttacaactcaactaCAAAATGACAAACAGTCtggtttaaaaatgggcaaaagacttgaacaggcatATCCCCAAAGAAggccaatgagcacatgaaaagatgctcaacaccactggtccattaaagaaatgcaaatcaaaggcACAACAAGGTACCACTTTTTGCCCATTAGAACAGCtataataatagatttttttttttttaagattttatttatttgacagagagagacacagtgagagagggaacacaagcaggaggaatgggagagggagaagcaggcttcccaaggagcagggagtctgcttctccctctcccgctcccccatcttgtgctctttctctctctcactctctctctcaaataaataaataaaatctttaaaaaaaaaaaaaaagttaattattgAATTACCATAGGAGccagcaatttcattcctaggtatgtatccaacagaaatgaaaacacaagtctAAATAGAAACCtacacataaatgtttatagcaatgttattaacaataaccaaaaggtagaaacaatctaaatgtccatcaagggATGAACAGAGCAATAAACTGACACTTAAAAAGGCAGgaagtgctgatacatgctacaacttggatgaaccttgagaatatTATTACGCTGagggaaagaagtcagtcacaaaaggttGTGTATGGAAGGAGGCCATTTATATGCAGTACCCACAGTAGGCAAATCCATTAGGAGAGAAAGCAGATTAGCAGTTGCCAGGATATGGGGGAGAGGAGAGTGATTATTTAAAGGATataggatgggggcgcctgggtggctcagttggttgagcgactgccttcggctcaggtcatgatcctggggtcccgggatcgagtcccgcatcgggctccctgctcggcagggagtctgcttctccctctgaccctcctccctctcatgctctctgtctctcattctctctctcaaataaataaataaaatctttaaaaaaaaaaaaaataaaggatataggATGTTTTTCTGGGGTAATGAAATCAAGTTTCAGAACTTGagagaggtggtggttgcacaacactgtgaatgtaccaAATGCCACCAAATAGTCTGCTTCAAAATGGTTATTTATGTCACATGAATTTCacaccagtttttaaaaagctaatgctTTCAAAATTAACAAGCAAGGAATTAACAACTAAGGAATTTCATCAGAtacaaacaatttttaaacaaagagaagCAGCCACCTTTACTATAACACAAGTAGACCATGTACAGGGAGATTCCAgtctaaatgggagaaaattttaataacgttacttttatcttttataaataatcaGATATGGATGACTGACAATGCTTGGGGTACATCTTCAAAAGGGAGGAGGTGTGCAGTTGAGTAGAGCAACAGGGACAGAAAGTCATGAAGGCAGAGGACATATCTTACCTTCCTCTCACAAATGTCAGCAAAAGCTGGAGGCTGAACTTAAATTGTAGAGCTGTGACGTCACAACCCAACTTTAGGTCATTAGGAAGGCAAAATAAACCTTTTCACACAGGGTTTACTCTGATAAAACACAAGGTCAGAGGATAGAGCAGACAAACCCCCTCAGGCTTCCCTATGAGCTCCTATGCCCAGAACAGCACAAATAAAAGCCTCCCAAAAGGAGCAGCCCAGCTTCTCCATGGGTCCTCTCACTTTGGGTTTTTTGAGGTAGAGGGAGGGTTATGTCACTGTTAACTTTGTAGGAAAAAATGTGGTTACAGAATATTCCTAAGACTATAGTCTCTGcaaattctttctaaaattacTTCAAGAGTGCTAAGAATAATAATTACTGTATTAGTCAGATAGAACATGTTTCAATTCACAGAAAAGTTCCTGAAACTGAATAGACTGAATTTAGTTTAATAAATACTACTTACTTAAGGGGAAGATTTGTTAAGGATAGGGATTAAGAGATGGATACAGACCAGCAGTATAATTTTAGGAAATTACctaacttttcttcatttttctcacctAAAATTTAGCTAATACATGGAAAAGCATTTGGCAgagtccctggcacacagtaaggacTCATTCAAATGTTCTTTATCGTGAGAGCCCTATGAAGATGCAAACCATATCCCAGGCCCTCAGGCAATCAGACCTCCCAGTGTCTGCAGAGACTCTGTTAGGCTTCTGTCTGCAGTCGCCTGTCTGCACTGTCatcatttggttttatttatttcctcttaggCTATGAGGTATTTCTATATCTTAGCACCTGAAATGACCTAAAGCTCAGCAGATGCTTGTGGAATAACCAGAAACAGCCCTTGACAAGAAAGATCTGAACACTCATCTAGTGGGATGGGGCTCAGCAAGAAACACCTTCAACACAGGTATTGAAGGTGATCTCTAGAGGCTGAGATTGGCCATGGTGGCCTGGTGGGGACAGTACTGCAGGTGGATGAGAACAGAGGAACAAAACACCCAGACCGCCATAACCCTACAATGCTAGGAATGCTCTCTAGCTTAACAATACTTACACTAGGGACAGCAGAGCTTTTCTTGCGTTCAGGAATATCGGCCTTATTGGGATTACTTGCGTTCCCAAGCATGGGACTGGCTGGAGCAATTCCCTTTCCTCCAACAGCACTTCCGCTTGATTTCCGGGAAGGAATTCCATCTTCTTTGAGGTCACTATCTGCAGTGCTGGTCTGACTCCTTTTCGGATATGCCACAACTGAAGGAATAGCTGGTCCAGCTAAAATAAAGAGTTACTTTTTAAAAGCCAGaacatagttttacattttattctgtgaaaataaacatattttataagatGACTTAAGACTGCTATCATCTAAGAAAATACAAGACAGTAAAATCCTGTAGGATGTTTCCCGTTCATGTATAATGTCTTCCCTACGCAATGAGTTCAATTTTGAAATTTCACTTACTTGTCCCTTTCTACTTTTCTtaaagttttggttttgtttgttcgtttgtttttttaattcataagcTTGTATAGTTGTGCTTCAGAGACATCTTCAGGGATAGCTGTCCACTGAAAACATCTTCAGAGAGTGTTACTGTACAGATAATCAAACTAACTTGATGTACATACATCATGCAGAATGAACTGCTTCGCCTGGTACATCTGAGTGAACCTTATCCTTTTTTGTACAAGAGAGGCCTTCACCTTTCGGAACAGAACAGATTTATGGGTCATTACTTTTGAAGTTTTATCCTGGATCTTTTTTAAAGCACTCATAATCTTCTAGATAAACAGGAATTTGAGTAGACAGGGaaaggggacacaagcagaggaatGCCATGTTCCCAGCCACATTCCCACCCCAGGAGGAATACACCTGGATGGACAATTAACTTATGCCCTACAAAAAAGCATCTGGAGACTCTGATGGTAGCCCAGGAGATTTGGAGTTCAAAGAATTTTGGAAATGAACAAGATAACTAGTATATTCATTATGTATGTCATCCAGCGGTAATCTTCAGGAATGGCATCAAATGCTCATCATCTATTCTATAGAAGAGACTTTATATTTCAGATCTATTAAACAGGGCTTGGGGTGGGGTACAAAAAAGCTACTTCTTGGAGAAAAATCTAAATGGTAAATTTATTTGGAACTGAATTAGAAGTATACAAaggtttgcttttatttgtagGAGGGAAACAATTAAGCTCTAAGTTTGggaattttaacataaaaaacaaagaattagggcgcctgggtggctcagttggttaagcgactgccttcggctcaggtcatgatcccggagtccctggatcgagtcccgcatcgggctccctgctcggcagggagtctgcttctccctctgaccctcccccctctcatgtgctctctctctcattctctctctctcaaataaataaataaaaaatctttaaaaaaaacaaaaacaaaaacaaagaattaaccAAGTATGGGTGATATTACCCTTAACACTTATCTTTCTTCTCAACAGCATGAGACAGCTAAGGACGTCCTGCATTTTTAGGGTTACTGCTGATCTGCCTTGAAACCTGACTGCACTGTCTCACCAGTGCCACAGTGAGCTCCACGCACAGGAACCACCCAGGCTAGCCACCAGTCAAGCCAGAGCAGTTCCGTCTCAAGACTGTccttttctggggcgcctgggtggctcagtcgttaagcgtctgccttcggctcaggtcatgatcccagggtcctgggatcgagccccgcatcgggctccctgctccgtgggaagcctgcttctccctctcccgctccccctgcttgtgttccctctcttgctgcgtttctctgtcaaataaataaataaaatcttaaaaaaaaaaaaaaaaaaaaaagactgtccttttccagCACAGCCATCCTCTCCACCCCAACCTCTAGTTCCCTAAAcactggcaaccactggtctggTCTCCATCTCTGGAATTCTCTCTTTTAGAGAATGTTACACGAACGGAATCAATTTCATGAcaccttttgagattttttttccccgcTCAGCATAGTTCCCTTGAGATCTATACAAATGGTTGCACCCATcaatactttgttcttttttattgccaagtagCATTCTATGGTGTGACTGTCTCACACGGAAATGTGATTTTTACATAGTCAAACTTGATAAATACGTCTTTTCTTTCATGGCTGTTAGTACTGGGGTTACAGTCAGAACGACCCTCACTAGTCCAAGTTataaagaaaaggcaaattatctcatgttttaatatttccatatttttatatttacatctttATTCCAAATGGAATCTACCCTTGTATAAGATGTGAGAAATggatgcaaatttatttttttctgataactaCCATATgccccaataccatttattaataaaccagtgattctctactttttttttttttttttacaagacaAAGAACGCTTTGAAAATCTAATGAAGATCAcctttcctagaaaaatatgtacacacatacaggGGGTTCACACAGGTGACCCAAATTAAGAACCACAGAAAAAACAAGTTGTAATTCTACAGAAGCAGGCATATGTAAACTGTTGGCATCTAGAAGTAGGAAACAAGGGGAGAGATGAGAGACAAGCTAAAAGCTGGGTTAGCTGCAGGCTTGTCTGCCTTTACTTGGTATAAAGGGGGTATGCTTTACTAGATACTGTATATACAATCTATCCCATTTTTAGCACTTAAAAGAACACAGCCAGAGGCATAACCAAAATCTTTCCTTTGCTGACCACTATCTTCATCcccataaaagaataaaaaaacaacacagaatcgGGTCAGTGACTTTCTATATACATGGATTTCTGGAAAtattcttttatgaaattttttttgttttttgtttttaagtaggctccactcccaacttggggcttgaattcacaaccctgagattaagagttgcatgctctactgactgagccagccaggtgcccctcttttatgCACTTTTTAATATTAGAGGCTCCAAGAAGGAaggatcattattattataaaaatactactCCATGAGGTAATCGGTCAGTGGGTTAGTGGACAGAGCCACAGGACCCGGGGCCAGAAGTCTGGGGGTTCTGTCACAGGTGTTCCCACTTCTATGTAACCTCGGGAGACTTAGTGAGCTCTCTTGGCCTTTATCCTTATTGATAAAATGGGGGTTAGGTGAGTGTATGACACCATGGCTAAAGCTCTTTTCTGCTCTAAAATTTTCTGAGCTGGGGAAAAAAGGCATTACCAATCCAAATGGAATATATGTGCTTAGGGAAGAATTAACTTATTAAGATAGTCACTAGAGataagagaaaactaaaaaacaaaacaaaacaaaacacccaaaacaaaaaccagttccCCCTCCAACCAAGAATTTAGGAATAATTCCCTTTAAACTAGATGGTTTAGAGCAATCTGTAGGCATTTTGCTAAATGCCCTGTTGTCCAGAGGCACTGAAAACCCCTCCGTAACAACTAACCTGAACGTGACCAAAGAGACAAGAGACCCAGATCAACACTAGGTTTACAAATGCCATGTGCACATTCACAGGTTACAGGTGAAATAAGCGTGTGCGCATGCttgcgcacacacatacacacacatgcgtgcgcgCACGGGCTAGAGTCTCTGGATCCTCACACATGGGGCTGCCTGGAAGGCAGAATAATTGTTAAGTTTGGTAACCATATCTTTTAGGGTCCAAAGGCTCATAAAAGATTCACATCTATAGTGAATATTTTAAGAGTGAGGGTGTTAAGACACATCAACAGCTAGAGTGTGCGGCTGAGAATGACCCAAGTCAAAAATTTAAACCAACTGAGGCAAACTGGGGTACTATACATTCTCCACAGCTGTCCGCATGTAGCTACATAAATTTAGCTTAATCAAAACTGAAAACCATCTCCCCagttcaagtgctcaacagccacatgtggccagtgacTACTCTATGGGACAGCACAGATCTAGAACATTTTCAGCACTGCAAAAGTGCTGGGCAATGCTCAGGAAAGTAAATCCAATGCAGAGATGGGGAAGAGAGTGAAGAGAGAACCAGAGATTGAAGCAGGAGTCCCAGAGGAGTGAGTGTACCAAAGAGATCAGAGCCTTGAGATGATCACGCCATCACGAGGACTGGTAGGAAGGAAATGCCCTGAAAATAAATCAAGTCAATTTCCCATCCCAGTAGGCCTTAGGCCAAGGATGCTTCCCAATGTTACGAGGTCTCTTGTGTAAGGGGAGACTGCAGGAGAACACACTGCAACGGTCTCAAACTTACCATGGTCACTGTACCGCCTCTGCTTCTGGCTGGAAGAAACACTTCTCTGCACCTTGTGGTGAGGAGACTGGCCAGTACCGTTGTTGAGGTCACTGCTTGGCCTAACCTTAGCAAGTGAAAGATTGCTGCTAGAACTGGAGTCACTAGCATCCAGCTAAGAGGAAATGAGAAGAACAGAGCAAACCACAACACGGACCCAAACGATATGTTAGGAAACTGAACTTCTCCTAACACACAAACCTCTCACAAACAGTTCATTTACAGACGAAGAATCACAATGTACAAAAGTGACAACCTTCAATTtgggcaaaaatatttttctgactgATAAAAAAGCTCATGAAAGGATAGgtatttatgattttctttctaggctttttcatataatttaaaatgctctCTGTTCACTTCATCTCATACTTTACATAATTTCTAAACTATTAATGACTATAGGTTAACTTATGACATTCAAGTTTGTGACAATACCCACTGTTAAGGTTactacttcaaaattaaaattaataatggtCATAGCAGTTAGATCTGTCATTTGCAGGTAAGTTTAAAAATGATACatcaaatgttatatatattaagaaaagagCTTACTAAACTCATCATTTACCTAAAAGTCATATTCGCTCTTTCTGATTACTCTTAcctctgaagattttctccccaATAGCAAATATGTAGCTGTGATCTCATCATATTTCATTTTACTAAGAGATTCTTGAATTTCTTCTTGTGAATATCCCATTCCCACCATAATATCTAAAAGAAGGACATAATATAGTTTATGTGTTTTGTCTGGATACAAAATCACTGTGTTACAggataaaataatttccattatttGACCGAAAACATCATAGATTTTCTAACATAAATGGGCAGTTGGCTTATTTCTAAGTTCCCATTCTAGGAAACTACAGGTAAGTTCCTAAATACGACAAAACAGATAAGCTGACTCATGTAACTTATGTTTAACTtcctattattcccattttaggcATATCCATAGGAGTCAAAACAGAAATATGTTACTTGCACACACACAAGGACGCAGGCACAGAGTAATTACCTATTCTTTTCTGGTCTGAGATGTCTAGTTCTGGTTCAACAAATGGTTTAAGTTCATCTTCTTCATGCCCTGCATTGATCCATCTGTCCTTCATGATTTGCTGAAAGGTGAACTATTCATTAgcagcataaaataaaacatgctgaTAACcacaatatttagaaaaatttattttcaacatttcaagGATTATATCTCAGaggataacttttaaaaaagtcaatgtcTCAATTCCTGCTTAAAAAGCCCCAGGAGAGTATTCATGTCATACAAACCAAGCAAAGTTCTAAAAATACTGTAAAGACTCTCCAAAGTCATTACTTATTTTGCACTTATGCGATTACCTCTAGAGTGCCTCGTTTTATTGGATTTAGCACCAGGAAACGTTTGAGAAGGTTTTCACAGTCTGTGGACATGTAGAAAGGGATTCTGTATTTCCCTCTTAATACTCTTTCTCTCAGTTcctttggggggggcagggaggaaagaaaactaGTTGAGTCAAATTTTAGGTTAAAAAAGAACCCACTGAGACCCCATCATACTGACagatcattaaaatattaaccctcatcatttaataaaatgtttagcaTTCTGAAGAGGGTGGATAGCAACTGGTTCTTATACCTTTAGGTTCTGTCCATCAAAGGGGAGTGACCCGCTGACTAGAGTGTAGAGAATTACGCCAAGGCTCCACACGTCCACTTCCGGCCCGTCGTATTTCTTGCCCTGGAAGAGCTCTGGGGCTGCATATGGAGGACTGCCACAAAACGTATCCAGTTTACTGCCAACAGTAAATTCATTGCTAAAACCAAAGTCAGCTATTTTAATGTTCATATCAGCATCTAACAATAGATTTTCGGCCTAGAGGGAAAACATcaagacaaaaatgaaatttaaccaAAATAGAATTAGAACTGTGATAGAATTAGGCATTTCATAAAAGCTTTTTGTAATGATATAAACTTAACATAacctaatgaaaaaaaataaggaaacattctttctagaggaaaaacataaaaacagaagataaattagaatttctaattttattttttattatgtttattatttatattttattatatttattattttagttttatttttaagtaatcactatacccaatgtggagctGGAACTCCTGggatcaagaatcagatgttcttatgactgagccagccaggcgccccaagatttttaattttttaacattaataacCAGTAACAGATACAAGGTATAGATTAACTCTGGcaatattttaaacaacaaatgccccatgattaaaaaaaaaaattatttaaatagcttTCTCAATTAATAataagtggcttttaaaaaaatgaacacttgCTTTAAGCGGCCAGCCACGTTTTATAAAAACGGCTGAAGAGCTGTGCAATGGCTATtactggggaggggagagccctGGACCTCATTCAAGATACAGATCACAGtcatcttcatttatttcagtaaaCATCTACCACATGCCAATGACACACCCAGCATTATATTTGTGTCTGAACATATGATGAACAAGATAGACCGGGTCtggccctcaaggagctcacaggttagagggggaaaggcagaagaCCAAGCAGCTGCACTCTGACCTCAGTGCTGTAACTGAGGATGTGTGGGGAGCTGTGGGCCCAGCACTAACAGGTGcaggaaggcttcctagaggggGGTGAAATCAGAGCCGCTGCCTGGAGGCTTAGGTAATAGTAGTGGGTGTGAGGTGGGAGGCAGAATATAAACAGTCTGAAAacccagaaggaaagagagaacatgcTTTACACTCAAGAAACTGAAAGTGTGTGGAAAAGAGGTGCAGGGGACATGGCCATGGCCGAATCACAAAGGGCCAGTTGAGTGACTAGTAGGAAGTTCAAGTTTTACACCTAagggcaatgggaagccattaaaGAATCACTCAAGCAGGAAAACGACaatcttatttgtatttttatttttttaaaagattttatttatttatttgagagagagagtgagagagagagcacaagaggggggagcgggagagggagaagcagactccctgctgagcagggagcccgatgcgggactcgatcctgggactccaggatcatgacctgagccgaaggcagtcgcttaaccaaatgagccacccagacgcccttatttgtatttttaaaagaccattctGGTTGCAGGGTGTAAAATAGacaagggagggagaggcaaGATTGGAAGCAAGGAAGACCAACAAAAAACTGGTGTACGAGATGCTGGCAGTCTGGGTGAAGACAGTGGTCCCAGAGACAGGAAACAGCATGCTCAAAAAAGGTTTAGGAAACAGTAGCAAAAGGACCTGGGGACTTAGTGGATGGTAGagcaaaggagactgaggcacCGAGGGACATGAGGCATCAGAATGAGAAATGAACATTCCCgttcaggaaggaagaaggtagGCTATGAACCTGCTGAACTCAAGGGACAGAAGTAGGGCTTAGCTGTCGCCCATCTGTCAGCTCTGGCCGCAGGCATGGATCTGGGGTCATCACCATACAGGTGGCCACTGCAGCGACTACAGTGGATGTGTAAGCAGCATGGGTGGGTGTGGAGAGGAGCAAGCAGTCGATGATAATGACATGCGGAAGGGGAGGAAGCGAGGACCAACAAATCTAGACGATGTTTAGGGAGATGCGGCTGTgaaagtagagagagaaaactaGTGTATCTGGAAGGGGACTTGGGGTGGAGaggttttttttggtaaaagacAGTGCAGAGTTCAGCATGTTTTTGTAAATGCTGCTGGTGAGAAGCCGGGAGGTAGAGAGGGCCCAGAACCCAGAGGCAGGGTGAGCAGAGCCGCCCTACTGCCTGCAACAAGAGGAGTATTCTGAGAGGTGAAGGGTGGGCACGGGCGCAGCTTACTTTGCAGGCTTGCTGGGGAACTGGACGTTTCTGCCTGGCATTTCTACGTTCTCCGGGAAACAGAAAACCTTATCCCATGCCAAGAATGGGCCAGAAGTGAAGCAGTGGGCAGTAAGTAGGTCTCCGGGCAGCACCACACTGACCAGAGACACAGAAGAGGTGGCCAGGTGGCACTGAGGGCACCATCTAGGTGACAGCATAGCTTTTTGGAGGCCCCCACCTCTTTGGTAGTGTGATAATATTTCCACAGAGACCAATTATGAGCTACCTTAACTGAAATGTAAGatacttttaataaatttcatatttcattaatACCAAAACCTGACTAAAAGAATCAATTATTATAGGATTTaccttttcttatttaataaggCAATCTAATCTGTGACCACCAGTAGAACTGAGCACATACAGGCAGAGCATACACTCACAGACTAAGGGCCCTGCAACTCACCTTGAGGTCTCTGTGAACAATCCGTTTTTGGTGGCAGTACTGGACTGCAGATACGATCTGCACAGGAGAGACACAGGTTAATCACCATCATTAAGATGAAAATCTCATTAATGTTCACACATGCAAAATACTCAGTGAGCACCTGTCTGTGTGgatctctaaaaataattttcttgtgcATTCAGGGGTGAGGGCAAGAAGAGATAGGTGAGCATgttcttcctgctctctctcgttTTCACTGGAAAGTCTCCTCTTGGGCCTACCCCCTGACATTCTGGTTATCTGTGAATATGGTGCCAGGGCCCAACAAATCACCAGGATCTGGAAGACCCTAGCTGCCCCCAGACCCAGGATCGGATGGCTCTGGTGCAAGCTTTCCATATAATTTCCATGTAATTAACTCGAAACTAAACTGGCAGTTACAGACTATCCATGGCCATAAATTCATCCAGGTTGGGTCTCCTCTGTTAACTACTTCTCTTCCCAGTCAGGACTGCTCCTTACAACACTCTCTTCTTTTTAGCTGATGTGGGTTCAAAGACAGCAAAACTTACTCACCTTTCTGAGGATCGGTTTCCTCTTCCTTAAAATG
This genomic interval carries:
- the MARK3 gene encoding MAP/microtubule affinity-regulating kinase 3 isoform X6, which encodes MSTRTPLPTVNERDTENHTSHGDGRQEVTSRTGRSGARCRNSIASCADEQPHIGNYRLLKTIGKGNFAKVKLARHILTGREVAIKIIDKTQLNPTSLQKLFREVRIMKILNHPNIVKLFEVIETDKTLYLIMEYASGGEVFDYLVAHGRMKEKEARAKFRQIVSAVQYCHQKRIVHRDLKAENLLLDADMNIKIADFGFSNEFTVGSKLDTFCGSPPYAAPELFQGKKYDGPEVDVWSLGVILYTLVSGSLPFDGQNLKELRERVLRGKYRIPFYMSTDCENLLKRFLVLNPIKRGTLEQIMKDRWINAGHEEDELKPFVEPELDISDQKRIDIMVGMGYSQEEIQESLSKMKYDEITATYLLLGRKSSELDASDSSSSSNLSLAKVRPSSDLNNGTGQSPHHKVQRSVSSSQKQRRYSDHAGPAIPSVVAYPKRSQTSTADSDLKEDGIPSRKSSGSAVGGKGIAPASPMLGNASNPNKADIPERKKSSAVPSSNTASGGMTRRNTYVCSERTTADRHSVIQNGKENSAIPDPRTPVASTHSVSSAATPDRLRFPRGTASRSTFHGQPRERRTATYNGPPASPSLSHEATPLSQTRSRGSTNLFSKLTSKLTRSPSSARELSLSLETSVVTSTAFYT